GGCCTGTGACCCCGTGTACGCCTCGGCGAGGCCCTTGGAGAGGGGGCTGTTGGGGCCGCCCAGCTTGAGCGCGTCCAGCTTGGCCAGCCCGCGGGAGAGCTCTTGGCTTTTCTCGGCCAGCATCGCGCTGCCCTGGGCCAGCTGGCCCAGGCCGTCCTTGAGCTGGGCACTGCCCGAGGCCAACTCGGCGCTGCCGCCCTCGAGCTCGTGCAGGCCGTGGGAAAGCCGGGATGCGCCGTCCGCCAGGCGTTGGCTGCCCGTATCCAGCTGGTCGAGCTGGGCCTCGCTGGGCAGCCTGTCCACCACCGTGCGGATCCCTCCGGAGAGCCGGTTCATGCCCTCGGTGAGGGCCCCCACGCCCTGGCTGAGGGTTTGCGCCCCCTGATGGAGCCGGGCGGCCCCGTGGGAGGCGGCGGCGAGGCCCTGGGCCAGCGCCTGGCTGCCGCTATGCAGGCGGCTAGCGCCTTCCAGCAGCTGGTCGGCTCCCCCCTGCAGCTGCCCCAGGGCTTGCTTGAGCTGCGCCAGCCCGCTCGAGGTGTGCAGTACCGCGGCCCAGCGCTTTTCCTCGAGGGTGGCGTTGATGCTGTCGCTGAGGGTGGTGGCAAAGCGCTTGCCGATGGTCGAGGCAAAATAACTGTTTCCCTCGGCGCTCACCAGGACGAGGTTGGCCGGGCGGTTCCCCCGCCCCTCCAGGGCCTGGGCACTGAAGCCGGAGGGGATGATCACGGCGAAGTACACCTCGCCCCGATCCACCGCGGCGCGTGCGGCCTGGGCGGAGGGATAGCGCCTGAAGTCAAAGCTCTTCTTCTCCAGCAAGCTTTTTTCGAGTTCCCGGCCCAGGTCTACGCGCTCGTTGGCGAAACGGGTGCCCTCGTCGAGGTTGACCAGCCCTACCGGCAGATGGGCCAGATTGCCATAAGGATCCCAGGCGCCGCTGATCTGGATCAGGGCGAACAGCGCCGGCAGCAAGGCGATGCCCAGCAGCAGCACCACCACCTGGCGGTTGGACCCGACATGGGCCAGCTCACGCGCTAGAAAGCTCCAAAAACCCAGTTTTGCCGTGGAGGAGGTTTGAGGGGATGGCGACATGGGAAGCTCCTTCGTTGGGGCCCGGCGGCCTAGATCAGGCGGCGCAGCAGGTCCAGGAGGGTTTCGCGCTCGCCGGGACGCAGCGGGGAGAGAAACTCCTCCTGGGTGCGCAGGACGATCTTCTCGGCCTGCTCGATGGCCTGTCGGCCCGAGGGGGTGAGCACCAGGCGGTAGGCCCGGCGGTCGTGGGGGTTGGGGTGGCGCTCGAGGTAGCCCTTGGCCTCGAGGTCGTCCACTATCCCCACCACGGTGGTGCGGTCGATGCGCAGCTTGCGCCCCAGCTCGATCTGGGACTGCGGGCCTTGCAAGTAGAGCAGGGCCAGGAAACCCAACTGCTTGAAGTCCAGCCGCAACCCGGCCAGCTCCGCGTTGACCCGCCCCTGTAGGAAAGCGGCGGCCTTGGACAGCACGAAGCCGAGGTAGGGCAGGAGCTCCGCGGGGAGCGGCGGCTCGGCCTTGATGTCGGGTTCGCCCAAAACAATCACCTCATCTGACGATCACTTTAGGTGAATATCCCCAAGGCTGTCAATCCTCCCGGCACCGGGGGATTGTTTACAAGTTTTGTCACTTATGCTAGCCTACCTTCCATCCCGGCACGGGGCCGGGAGGGGGAGCGGCAGCGCCCCTGGATCTTATCCAGAGCAGCAGAGGGAACGGCCCTGCGAAGCTGCGGCAACCCGTAGGGGCTTTCAGCCAGCAAGCTGAAGTGTCTTTGCGTAGGTGCCAATTCCGGCCCGGAGGCCATCCGGGAAAGATAAGGAGGTCGGTGTGTTCGAAGCTATGGCTAACTGGCGGGTCATGCGGGGGCTTCTGTGTTCCGGGCGGTGTTGTCCTGGCCTTCTGGGCGATCGGCGCGTTGAACCTTTCGGCATGGGAGCACGGCATGGGCTTGTCGGAATACAAACCTCTTCATAACCCTCCCCTCGAGGCCCCCTCCACCGCGCAGCGCATCCAGGGCGGGGTGCACCGCCCCGGCATGAGCTACCGGGTGCAGCTGGCCTGGGACGGCAAGCGCCTCACTGGGCGGCTGGGCGGGGCGATCTTGGGCGAGAACCTCTACCTCGAGGCCCAGGGGAGAGAGTTGTTGGGCTCGCTCTCGAGCAGCCTGCGGGCTTTTGCCCTGCACGCCAAGCTCGAAGGAAATTACCTCCAGTTCCGCCGGGTCGGGGCTGAGCATGGCTCGAGCGCGTCGCTGGAGCTTTCGGGGGGAAGGGCCTCGGGGTGGGTGTACCTCGAGACGTGTGTTTCGCTGCGCGAAAGCAGCGAGGACCGGGCGCAGCCGGTGGAGGTGGAGTTCGGCCCTTCCCGGCTCCTGGCCCGCATCGGCCCCGATCAGGCGGTGACGCTGCACCACCCCGGCTTTGCGGCCTGGGTGCTGGCCGCGGCGGCGCTGGCGGCCGACCTGGCGGCCCGCGACGCCTGGCGGGTGTTGCTGGAGAGCTACGCGGGGTGGGCGGAAGCATGAGCGGGGTGGTGGTTTGGTTTACCGGGCTTTCCGGCGCGGGCAAGACCACCCTGGCCAAAGCCCTCGAGGTCCACCTCTACGAGGCCGGCCAGAAGGTCGAGCACCTCGACGGCGACGCGGTGCGCGAGCACCTGTCGAAGGGGCTGGGCTTTAGCCGCGAGGACCGCGACACCAACATCCGTCGCATCGGCTTCGTGGCCAACCTGCTGGCCAAGCACGGGGTGATCGTGCTGGTGAGCGCGATCAGCCCCTACCGGGCCACCCGCGAGGAGGTGCTCGCGCAGGCCCCGAGGAAGCTCGAGGTCTTCGTGGACGCCCCCCTGGAGGCCCTGATCCAGCGCGACGTGAAGGGGCTATACGCCAGGGCGCTCAAGGGGGAGATCGCCAACTTCACCGGCATCTCCGACCCCTACGAGCCGCCCCTGCACCCCGATGTGCACCTGCGCACCGACCAGATGAGCTTTCAGGAGTGCCTGGATCGCCTATTGGAGGCGCTCGCGCGGCTGGGGGTGGATGTGGAGGTGCGGGCGTGAAGACGGGGCCGGAGCTTTCCACCCCCGACGCCTGGGATGCGGAAACCGATCCCTTGGCGGTCATCGGGTGGGCGCTGGAACAGCACCCCGACCTGCTCATGACCAGCGCCTTCAACCTCAACGGCGTGGTGCTCATCGACCTGGCCGCCCAGGCGGGCTACACCGGCGAGGTGGTGTTCGTGGACACCGGCTACCACTTCCCCGAGACCCTGCAGACCCGCGATCGCCTGGCGGCCCGCTATCCCCAGATGCGCTTCGTCACCTTGAGCGCTGGTTTGGGGGAGGAGCCCTGGGGGGAAGAGCGTTACCGCAGCGACCCCGACGGCTGCTGCGCCGCGCGCAAGGTGGCCCCCCTGCGCGAGTACCTGGCCCGGAAGAACCCCAGCGCCCTGCTCAACGCCCGAAGCCGCGACCAGGCTTCGACCCGGGCCTCGCTCGGCTTCCTCGAGCGGGGGGAGCGCTTGCGCATCAACCCGCTGGCCTACTGGAGGCGCGATAGGCTGGAGGCCTATGCCCGCGAGCGCGACCTGCCGGTCAACCCGCTGTACTGGTCGGGCTTCCTGAGCATCGGCTGCTGGCCCTGCACCCGGGCGGTGCGCCCCGGGGAGGAGGCCAGGGCGGGCCGCTGGGAGGGCAAAGGCAAAGCCGAGTGCGGGTTGTGGGTGGGGGAGAGGGCGCTGTAGGGCCTCCCCATCCCCCGAGAAGGAGAGTGCTGTCGTGAATCAGTTGACAAATCTTGTCCACAATTCTGCCCAGCCTCAGGGGCACCCGGCGCCCCACGGGGGAGTCCTGGTGGACCGGCTGGTGCAGGCTGATCCTCGTGAATACGCCCATCTCCCCGCCCTCGAGCTCGGGGAGCGCAGCTACGCCGACCTCGAGCTCATCGCCACCGGCGTCTACTCCCCGCTGGAGGGATTCTTGGGCGAGGCCGACTACCGGAGCGTGGTCGAGCACATGCGCCTGGCCAACGGGCTGCCCTGGAGCATCCCCATCACCCTGAGCGTGCCCAAAGACCAGGCCCGCAGCTATCGGGGAAACGTGCGGCTGACTCGAAATGGCCAGACCGTCGGCCTACTCGAGGTCCTTGAGCAGTACACCCCGGACCGGCAAAAAGAGGCCCTCGAGGTCTACCGCACCACCGACCCCGCCCACCCTGGCGTGGCCGCCCTTTTGCGCCAGGGCGAGGTCAACCTGGCCGGGCGGGTGAGCCTATTCCGGCTGGATCGGGGGGAGTTTCCCCGCTATCACTTCACCCCCCGCGAGACCCGCGCCCTGTTTCGCGGTTGGCGCACGGTGGTGGCCTTCCAAACCCGCAACCCCATCCACCGCGCCCACGAGTACTTGCACAAGGTGGCCCTCGAGCACATCGACGGCCTCTTCTTGAACCCCCTGGTGGGTGCGACCAAGCAAGACGACGTGCCGGCGCGGGTGCGGATGCGGGCCTACGAGGTATTGCTGGAGCGCTACTACCCCAAGGAGCGGGTGCTGTTGGGGGTCTACCCCGCGGCCATGCGCTACGCCGGGCCGCGTGAGGCCATTTTGCACGCCATCAGCCGCAAGAACTACGGCTGCACCCACTTCATCGTGGGGCGCGACCACGCCGGGGTGGGCAGCTACTACGGCCCCTACGAGGCCCAGGAGATCTTCGCGGCCTTCCGCCCGGAGGAGATCGGCATCGAGATCCTCAAGTTCGAGCACACCTTCTACTGCCGCACCTGCGGCGCTATCGCCTCCGCACGCACCTGCCCGCACGACCGGGAACACCACCTCATCCTCTCAGGGACCCGCGTGCGCGAACTCTTGCGCTCGGGGGCCGCGCTGCCGCCGGAGTTCACCCGCCCCGAGGTGGCCGAGGTGTTGCGCGCGGCCTATCAACCTGCCTGAAGGAGAAACTTTATGTTGCGAACCCTGCTGATCTTGCTGACCCTGCTCGTGGGCGTGGGCCTGGCCCAAAACCTCACCTTGCTCAACGTCTCCTATGACCCTACCCGCGAGCTCTATGCCGATATCAACGCCGCCTTCGCCAAATACTGGAAGGAGCGCACTGGCCAGAACGTGACCATCAACCAATCCCACGGCGGCTCGGCGCGCCAGGCGAGAAGCGTGATCGATGGCCTCGAGGCCGATGTGGTGACGCTGGCCTTGGCCTACGATATCGACGCCATCGCCGACAAGGGGCTTCTGGCGGCGAACTGGCAAAGCCGCTTGCCCTTCAACAGCTCCCCCTACACCTCGACCATCGTCTTCCTGGTTAGAAAAGGCAACCCCAAAGGCATCAAGGACTGGGAGGACCTGGTGAAACCCGGCATCCAGGTCATCACCCCTAACCCCAAGACCTCGGGCGGGGCCCGTTGGAATTTCCTGGCCGCCTGGGGCTTCGCCCGGCGCAAGTACGGCAGTGAGGAAAGCGCCCAAGACTTCGTGAGCGCCCTTTACAAAAACGTGCCGGTGCTCGACTCGGGGGCTAGGGGCGCGACCACCACCTTTGTCGAGCGGGGCATCGGCGACGTGCTGTTGGCCTGGGAAAACGAGGCCTTTTTGGCCCTGAAGGAATTCGGGGCCGACAAATTCGAAATCGTGGTGCCTTCGGTGAGCATTCTGGCTGAACCGCCGGTGACTTGGGTGGATCGAACCGTGCAGAGAAAGGGTACCCTGGCCGTGGCCCAGGCCTATCTGCAGTTCCTCTATAGCCAGGAGGGGCAGGAGATCATCGCCCGGAACTACTACCGCCCGCGCCTGGCGAGCGTGGCGCAGCGCTACGCCAACCGCTTCCCCAAAATCTCCCTCTTCACCATCAAGGACTTTGGTGGCTGGCGCGCCGCTCAAGCTCGCTTCTTCAACGACGGCGGGGTGTTTGATCGGATCTACAGGCCCGGTCAGTAACCCCGCAAAGCAAGGAAGCCATGGCGAGCGTATACCACCCTCCATACCGACCCCTGCCCGGTTTTGGGCTGTCGTTGGGCTACAGCCTCCTTTACCTGAGCCTGATCGTGCTCATCCCGCTGGGAGCGCTGGTTCTAAAGGCCTCGAGCCTCTCTCCAGGAGAGCTGTGGGCCCTGGTGTCCTCGCCGCGGGTGGTGGCGGCGCTCACGCTCTCCTTCGGGGCCGCGGCCATCGCCTCGCTGATCAACCTGCCCCTGGGACTTCTGCTGGCGTGGGTGCTGACGCGCTGCGAATTCCCCGGCCGACGTGTGGTGGACGCGCTGATCGACCTCCCTTTCGCCCTGCCCACGGCGGTTGCGGGCATCACCCTCACCTCTTTGCTCGCGCAGAACGGTTGGGTCGGATCGCTTTTGCAGCCCCTGGGCCTTAAGGTGGCCTATACCCGGCTCGGGGTGGTGATCGCTTTGGTGTTCATCGGGATTCCTTTCGTAGTGCGTACGGTGCAGCCGGTGCTGGAAGAGCTGAGCCAGGAGCTCGAGGAGGCCGCCCTGACCCTGGGAGCCAGCCGCTGGCAGACCTTCCGGCGGGTGATCTTCCCCCTGCTGCTCCCGGCCTTGCTCACCGGCTTCAGCCTGGCGTTGGCCCGCACCGTCGGGGAGTACGGTTCGATCGTTTTCATCTCGGGCAACCTGCCCTTCCAGACCGAGATCGCTCCCCTACTGATCGTGGCGCGACTCGAGCAGTACGACTACGCGGGGGCGGCGGCCATCGGGGTGAGCATGCTGGTCGCCTCGCTATCGCTGCTGTTGGTCATTAACGGCCTACAGGCTCGCCTCTCTCGTCCTCTGGAGGACCGATGAGCTCCACCCTCTCTGCTCCTCGCCAAAGGCTTTGGAATAGGGTGAACTGGAGCAAGGCCGTGCTGGTCGGGCTGGCTTTGGTCGTTGTGGGGCTTTTCCTGATCCTGCCGGTTGTCGCCGTATTCGTTCAGGGTCTGCGTCAGGGGCTGGAGTACTACCTCGGCGCCATCACCCAGCCCGACGCGAAGGCGGCGGTCCGATTGACCCTTACGGTGGTGGCCATCGTGCTCCCGCTCAACACCCTCTTTGGGATCGCCGCGGCCTGGGCCATCGCCAAACACCGCTTCCCCGGACGGAGCCTCCTTGTCTCCCTCGTCGAGCTTCCGCTTTCGGTTTCGCCGGTGATTTCAGGGCTGGTGTATGTGCTGCTCTTCGGGCGGCAAGGGTACCTAGGCCCCTGGCTCGAGGCCCACGACCTCAAGGTCGTCTTCGCCCTCCCCGGTATAGTGCTGGCTACGGCCTTCGTCACCATCGCCTACGTGGCCCGTGAGCTCATCCCCCTGATGCAGGCCCAGGGCCGTGAGGAGGAGGAAGCCGCCCTAACCCTCGGGGCTTCCGGTTGGCAGATCTTTTGGCGGGTCACCCTACCCGGTATTCGCTGGGGCCTGTTGTACGGCGTGATCATGTGCAATGCCCGGGCTATGGGGGAGTTCGGTGCGGTGGCGGTGGTCTCGGGCCACATCCGGGGACAAACCGCTACCGTGCCCCTATACGTGGAAATGCTCTACAACGAGTATCAGGGGGTGGCCGCTTTCGCGGTCGCCTCGCTGCTGACCTTGCTGGCTTTAGGGACGCTTCTGGCCAAGAGCCTGTTGACCTGGAGGATCCGCCATGAACATCAGGGTTGAGAACCTCAGCAAGCGCTTTGGCAACTTCACCGCGCTAGAAGGGGTCAGCCTGGAGGTCCACAGCGGCGAGCTGGTGGCGCTGCTGGGCCCTTCGGGGTCGGGCAAGACCACGCTGCTCAGGGTCATCGCCGGCCTCGAGGTACCCGATTCGGGCCGGGTATGGCTAGACCATGAGGACGCCACCCGCCGGCCACCGGGGGAACGGCGGGTGGGCTTTGTCTTTCAGCACTACGCCCTCTTCAAGCACATGACGGTGTTCGAGAACGTAGCTTTTGGGCTTCGGGTACGCCCCCGGGCCAGCCGGCCTAGCCGGGGTGAGCTCGAGGCGAGGGTACACGAGCTCCTCCGCCTCGTCCAGCTTGATTGGGCAGCGCGTCGCTACCCCACCCAGCTCTCGGGCGGTCAGCGCCAGCGGGTGGCGCTGGCCCGGGCCCTTGCGGTCGAACCCAGGGTGCTCCTGTTGGACGAACCCTTCGGCGCACTGGACGCCAAGGTGCGGGAGGAGCTGCGCCGCTGGTTGCGCAGGCTGCACAGCGAGATTGGTTTGACCAGCATCTTTGTCACCCACGACCAGGAAGAAGCGCTGGAGATCGCCCACCGGGTGGTGGTGTTCAACCGGGGGAGGATCGAGCAAATCGGCACCCCCGAGGAGGTCTACGACCATCCGGCCACCCCCTTCGTATACCACTTCCTGGGACGCTCGAATGCTTTGGCCAGCGGCTTTGTTCGCCCCCACGAGTTCGCGGTTTCGGCCCGGCCCGCGGAGGGCTACCGCCCGGGCGTGCTCCGACACCTGCGCCTGATCGGGGCGGTGGCGCGGCTGGAGGTGGAAACCCCTGAGTCTGAGGGGTTCGTCGAGATCGAACTGCCCAGGGCGGAGCTGGGGCGCTTGGATCTAGGGGAGGGATCGGTCATCTATTACAGGCCTCAACGATTTAAGCAGTTTGCGGAGGTGAACTAACGATGCCCTACTACCCGGTGCTGCTGGACCTGCGGGATAAGCGGGTGCTGTTCGTGGGCGGGGGCTGGGAGACGGAGGCCAAGGTCAAGGGGCTCTTGGCGGTGGGGGCCAGGGTGACGCTGATCTCCCCCCTCGAGCACAAAGGCCTCGAGCCCCTGGCCCTCGAGGGTCGGATCCACTGGCTGCGGCGGGGGTATCGGCGGGGGGACCTGGCGGGCTTCTCCCTGGTGATCTCCCACCCCAGCGATAAATCGCTCAACGCCCGCATCGCCCAGGAGGCCAGGGAGCGGGGGGTGTGGCTCAACGCGGTGGACGACCCCGCCCACTGCGACTTCATCCTGCCCGCCGTCCACCGCCAGGGGGAGTTGGTGATCGCGGTCTCCACCGGCGGGGCGGCCCCGGCCTTGGGGGTGCGCATCAAGCAGCGGCTGGCCCGGGAGTTCGGCCCGGAGTACGCGGAGTACCTGCGGCTGCTGCGCTCGCTGCGAGCGGTGGTGCAGCAGACCTACCCCCAGGACTTCGAAGCCCGCAAGGCGGCCTGGTACCGCATGGTGGACAGCCCCGCCCTGGAGCGGGTGGCGCGGGGTGACCTCGAGGGGGCCAGGGAGGTCTTGCTGGCGGCCTTGCGCCACGGTCCTGAAGCGGAGGTGGCCTGGTGAGGGGCAAGGTGTACCTGGTGGGGGCGGGCCCGGGTGACCCCGAACTGCTGACCCTCAAGGCCCTGCGGGTGTTGCAGGAGGCCGAGGTGGTGCTCTACGACCGCTTGGTGGGCGAAGGGGTCTTGCAACTCGTCCACCCCGCCGCTCAGCTCCTCTACGTGGGCAAGGAGCTGGGCCAGCAAGAATGCGTGCAGGGCGAGATCTTCCGGCAGATGCTCCACCACGCCCGCGCGGGGCGGAAGGTGGTGCGGCTGAAGGGGGGCGACCCCATGGTCTACGGTCGGGGGGGAGAGGAGTGGGTGTTTCTGGCTCAGGAGGGCATCGCGGTGGAGCTGGTGCCCGGCGTCAGCTCGTCTTTGGCCCTGCCCGGCCTGGCGGGTATCCCGCTGACCTTGCGGGGGGTGGCGGGGGGCTTCGCGGTGCTCTCGGGGCACGCCCAGGGGGGGGTGCTGCCCGGGTTCAGCCCCTACGCCTCCATCGACACCCTGGTGATCCTGATGGGGGTCAAAGCGCGGGTCCAGATCGCCCGTGGGCTGATCGAGGCCGGACGCTCGCCGCAGGAGCCGGTGGCCTTCATCGAGAACGGCTCCACCCCCCAGGAGCGGGTGGTGACCGCCACGCTGGGGGAGGTGGCCCAAGGGGGGGTCGAGGTGCGATCCCCTGCGGTGTGGGTCATCGGAGAGGTGGTGCGCTTACGGGAGCGTTTGCGGGCGGCGGAGCAGGCCGCCGCGAGAGCTTTGGTTTAGGGAGAAAAAGCTATGTCAGAAGCCAAGCTGTCCAAAGTCGAATACGTAAAGATCGCCAGCCACCGCCTGCGCGGGCCGGTCGATGCCGAGCTCAACAACGGCAGCGACCACTTCAGCGAAGAGGGCTACCAGATCCTCAAGTTTCACGGCATCTACCAACAGGACGACCGCGACGTGCGCAAAGCGCGCAAGGCCCAGGGCCTGGGGCCGGACTACTCCTTCATGATCCGGGTGGCGATACCCGGCGGGGTGCTCACGCCCGAGCAGTACCTCGCCCTCGACCGGCTGGCCGACGAGCTGGGCAACGCCACCCTGCGCCTCACCACCCGCCAGGCCATCCAGTACCACGGGGTGCGCAAGGGCGGCCTCAAGCCGCTGATTCAGGTCTTGAACCGGAATCTTCTCACCACCCTCTCGGCCTGCGGGGACGTGGTGCGCAACATTGTGGCCTGCCCCGCGCCCTTCGTGGACCGCCAGCGTGCCGAGCTATACCGCTACGCCAAAGCGCTCTCCGAGCGGCTCAAGCCCAAAACCCGCGCCTACTACGAGATCTGGCTCGATGGGGAGAGGGCCGCCAGCCTGGAGGAGGCCGAGCCCCTCTACGGCGACACCTACCTGCCGCGCAAGTTCAAGATCGGCTTCGCCTTCCCCGGTGACAACTGCGTGGACGTCTACACCCAGGACATCGGCATCGTCCCGGTGATGGGGGAGGGGGGGCTCGAGGGCTTCACCCTGCTGGTGGGGGGCGGGCTGGGCCAGAGCCACGGGGCCAAGGAGACCCACCCCGTCCTGGCCAAACCCCTCGCCACCGTTCGGCCCGAGCAGCTATTCGAGGTCGTCGAGGCCATCGTCAAGGTGCAGCGCGACCACGGGCGGCGCGACGACCGCAAGTATAGCCGCATGAAGTACCTGGTTGAGGCCTGGGGCCTCGAGCGCTTCCGGGCCGAGGTCGAGCGCTACGTGGGCTACGCCCTGCCCGAAGCCCGGGCGCTGGAGTGGCTCTCCGGCGACGACCACCTGGGCTGGCACCCGCAGGGCGACGGCAAGCTGTTCTTCGGGCTGTTTGTGGAGAACGGGCGGGTCAAGGAAAACCTGCGCGCGGCGATCCGCGAGGTGGTCGAGCGCTTTGCCCCCGAGGTGCGCCTCACCGCCCAGCAGAACCTGCTCTTCGTCGGTATCGATCCTTCCGACCAGGCCGCCCTCGAGGCCATCTTCCGCGACCACGGGGTGGCCCTGCCCGGCACGCTCCCGCTCGTCGTGCAAAACGCCATGGCCTGCCCGGCGCTGCCCACCTGCGGCCTGGCCATCACCGAGAGCGAGCGGGTGATGCCCCAGGTGATCCGCCAGATCGACGCGCTGCTGGATAGGCTGGGGCTGAAGGACGGCCCCATCCCCCACGTCCGCATGACCGGCTGTCCCAACGGCTGTGCCCGGCCCTACAGCGCCGAGGTGGGCCTGGTGGGGCGCAGCCTGAACTCCTACACCCTCTACCTGGGCGGCAGCCCCTTGGGCACCCGGCTGGGGGAGGTTTACCTCGACAACGTGGGGCGCGAGGAGATCGCGGCTAGGCTGGAGCCCGTCCTCGAGGCCTACAAGCGCGAGCGGCGGGAGGGGGAGGCCTTCGGCGACTACTGCCACCGGGTGGGGGTGAAGGCGCTTCAAGAACGCTTTAGCGACCGGGAAGCTTCGTATGGGCGCTGATTGTTACCCGCCTACACCTTGGCTAAAGCCTTAGGCTTCTCTGGCGGGGCAGTTAGAGACCTTGCGACGTGAGGCGAGGAACCTTGGACTAGAAGCAAATTCGGCGGGGCGTTCACGCCAACCCCGCCTACAGGGGCAAGGCGTTGGTCTTGCCGGCGATGGGCTTGCTACGTCGAGGGGGTTTTGCGACAGAGCATATCCAGCACGGTGTTGAGTTTTTCAGGAACATAACCAGGCTCTAGCTGTGCAAATGCCACTAGGGCCGTATGGGTGTAATGGCGGGCCATGCATTCTATGGCGGCTTCCACATCATAGCGGATAGCGGCGTCTAACATGGCCCTATGTTCAGCTTGTCGAAGCTGGCCACCCTCGGGCCTGGCGCGGAAGAAAGAAAGACGGTAGCGCTCAGCATGGTCGTAAAGCTGGGCGATTTCTTCCAGCCAGCGCGGCCCTGCTGCTCGTACGAAACGTAAGTGAAAAGCCCGATGAGGAGCGTCCATGCGCTCGATATCCTGGGT
The Meiothermus sp. Pnk-1 genome window above contains:
- a CDS encoding MarR family winged helix-turn-helix transcriptional regulator — translated: MIVLGEPDIKAEPPLPAELLPYLGFVLSKAAAFLQGRVNAELAGLRLDFKQLGFLALLYLQGPQSQIELGRKLRIDRTTVVGIVDDLEAKGYLERHPNPHDRRAYRLVLTPSGRQAIEQAEKIVLRTQEEFLSPLRPGERETLLDLLRRLI
- the cysC gene encoding adenylyl-sulfate kinase, coding for MSGVVVWFTGLSGAGKTTLAKALEVHLYEAGQKVEHLDGDAVREHLSKGLGFSREDRDTNIRRIGFVANLLAKHGVIVLVSAISPYRATREEVLAQAPRKLEVFVDAPLEALIQRDVKGLYARALKGEIANFTGISDPYEPPLHPDVHLRTDQMSFQECLDRLLEALARLGVDVEVRA
- a CDS encoding phosphoadenylyl-sulfate reductase yields the protein MKTGPELSTPDAWDAETDPLAVIGWALEQHPDLLMTSAFNLNGVVLIDLAAQAGYTGEVVFVDTGYHFPETLQTRDRLAARYPQMRFVTLSAGLGEEPWGEERYRSDPDGCCAARKVAPLREYLARKNPSALLNARSRDQASTRASLGFLERGERLRINPLAYWRRDRLEAYARERDLPVNPLYWSGFLSIGCWPCTRAVRPGEEARAGRWEGKGKAECGLWVGERAL
- the sat gene encoding sulfate adenylyltransferase codes for the protein MNQLTNLVHNSAQPQGHPAPHGGVLVDRLVQADPREYAHLPALELGERSYADLELIATGVYSPLEGFLGEADYRSVVEHMRLANGLPWSIPITLSVPKDQARSYRGNVRLTRNGQTVGLLEVLEQYTPDRQKEALEVYRTTDPAHPGVAALLRQGEVNLAGRVSLFRLDRGEFPRYHFTPRETRALFRGWRTVVAFQTRNPIHRAHEYLHKVALEHIDGLFLNPLVGATKQDDVPARVRMRAYEVLLERYYPKERVLLGVYPAAMRYAGPREAILHAISRKNYGCTHFIVGRDHAGVGSYYGPYEAQEIFAAFRPEEIGIEILKFEHTFYCRTCGAIASARTCPHDREHHLILSGTRVRELLRSGAALPPEFTRPEVAEVLRAAYQPA
- a CDS encoding sulfate ABC transporter substrate-binding protein, with the protein product MLRTLLILLTLLVGVGLAQNLTLLNVSYDPTRELYADINAAFAKYWKERTGQNVTINQSHGGSARQARSVIDGLEADVVTLALAYDIDAIADKGLLAANWQSRLPFNSSPYTSTIVFLVRKGNPKGIKDWEDLVKPGIQVITPNPKTSGGARWNFLAAWGFARRKYGSEESAQDFVSALYKNVPVLDSGARGATTTFVERGIGDVLLAWENEAFLALKEFGADKFEIVVPSVSILAEPPVTWVDRTVQRKGTLAVAQAYLQFLYSQEGQEIIARNYYRPRLASVAQRYANRFPKISLFTIKDFGGWRAAQARFFNDGGVFDRIYRPGQ
- the cysT gene encoding sulfate ABC transporter permease subunit CysT, with the protein product MASVYHPPYRPLPGFGLSLGYSLLYLSLIVLIPLGALVLKASSLSPGELWALVSSPRVVAALTLSFGAAAIASLINLPLGLLLAWVLTRCEFPGRRVVDALIDLPFALPTAVAGITLTSLLAQNGWVGSLLQPLGLKVAYTRLGVVIALVFIGIPFVVRTVQPVLEELSQELEEAALTLGASRWQTFRRVIFPLLLPALLTGFSLALARTVGEYGSIVFISGNLPFQTEIAPLLIVARLEQYDYAGAAAIGVSMLVASLSLLLVINGLQARLSRPLEDR
- the cysW gene encoding sulfate ABC transporter permease subunit CysW, translated to MSSTLSAPRQRLWNRVNWSKAVLVGLALVVVGLFLILPVVAVFVQGLRQGLEYYLGAITQPDAKAAVRLTLTVVAIVLPLNTLFGIAAAWAIAKHRFPGRSLLVSLVELPLSVSPVISGLVYVLLFGRQGYLGPWLEAHDLKVVFALPGIVLATAFVTIAYVARELIPLMQAQGREEEEAALTLGASGWQIFWRVTLPGIRWGLLYGVIMCNARAMGEFGAVAVVSGHIRGQTATVPLYVEMLYNEYQGVAAFAVASLLTLLALGTLLAKSLLTWRIRHEHQG
- a CDS encoding sulfate/molybdate ABC transporter ATP-binding protein, whose product is MNIRVENLSKRFGNFTALEGVSLEVHSGELVALLGPSGSGKTTLLRVIAGLEVPDSGRVWLDHEDATRRPPGERRVGFVFQHYALFKHMTVFENVAFGLRVRPRASRPSRGELEARVHELLRLVQLDWAARRYPTQLSGGQRQRVALARALAVEPRVLLLDEPFGALDAKVREELRRWLRRLHSEIGLTSIFVTHDQEEALEIAHRVVVFNRGRIEQIGTPEEVYDHPATPFVYHFLGRSNALASGFVRPHEFAVSARPAEGYRPGVLRHLRLIGAVARLEVETPESEGFVEIELPRAELGRLDLGEGSVIYYRPQRFKQFAEVN
- a CDS encoding bifunctional precorrin-2 dehydrogenase/sirohydrochlorin ferrochelatase is translated as MPYYPVLLDLRDKRVLFVGGGWETEAKVKGLLAVGARVTLISPLEHKGLEPLALEGRIHWLRRGYRRGDLAGFSLVISHPSDKSLNARIAQEARERGVWLNAVDDPAHCDFILPAVHRQGELVIAVSTGGAAPALGVRIKQRLAREFGPEYAEYLRLLRSLRAVVQQTYPQDFEARKAAWYRMVDSPALERVARGDLEGAREVLLAALRHGPEAEVAW
- the cobA gene encoding uroporphyrinogen-III C-methyltransferase; translation: MRGKVYLVGAGPGDPELLTLKALRVLQEAEVVLYDRLVGEGVLQLVHPAAQLLYVGKELGQQECVQGEIFRQMLHHARAGRKVVRLKGGDPMVYGRGGEEWVFLAQEGIAVELVPGVSSSLALPGLAGIPLTLRGVAGGFAVLSGHAQGGVLPGFSPYASIDTLVILMGVKARVQIARGLIEAGRSPQEPVAFIENGSTPQERVVTATLGEVAQGGVEVRSPAVWVIGEVVRLRERLRAAEQAAARALV